GCCCGGTGGCGCTGCGGCGGATGCGCAGGCGGTCGCCGGCGCGCACCGGCAGTCCCACCTGGCCGTCGAGGGTACAGGTCGCGTCGCGCGAGGCCGACTCCAGGGTCACCTGAATGGTGACCGAATCGGGCACCACCAGGGGACGGTTGGTCAGGGCATGCGGGCAGATCGGGGTGATGCAGAAGGCCCGCATCGCGGGGTGCACGATGGGCCCCCCGGCGGACAGCGAGTAGGCGGTCGAACCTGTGGGCGTCGCCACGATGATCCCGTCGGCGTGATACACCGCCACGAAGCGGCCGTCGATGCGCACGTTGAGCTCCAGGATGCGCGCGATGGCGCTCTTGCTGATCACCGCGTCGTTGAGCGAGCGCGATTCGGCCAGGACGCGCCGGCCGCGCAGCACCTGGACGTGGAGCATCATGCGCTCCTCGACCGAGAACTTGCCCTCCAGGACCCGCGCGAAGAATGTCTCCAGCTCCTCCTGGGCCGTCTCGGTCAGGAACCCGAGCTGTCCGAGATTCACTCCCAGGATCGGCACCGGGTGCTCGCTCATGCGGCGCGCCACTCCCAGCAGCGTTCCGTCGCCGCCCAGCACCACCAGCAGCTTGACCGCCCGGCTGAGCGCCGGCAGAGCGCGGGCCACGGTCTTCTGGCCCAGCAGGCGGGCGGTCTCGGGATCGGCGAGGTAGCGGATGCCGCGCCGTTTCAGCAGCGCGGCCAGGCGGCGCAGGATCTGCCGCGAGTTGGAGGCGTCGGGCTTGGCGACCAGACCCACCACGTCGAATTCCGAAGAGAGGCTCAAGGGCGGAGGGCCTCCTCGATCTGTGCCTCGAGAGCGCCGGGCGATGTGTCTTCTCCGAAGTTTCGGCAATGGAGGAAGAACTCCCGGTTGCCTTCGCTTCCCGGAACCGGCGAGACGCACACGCCGGCGATCCGCAGCGTCAGCGCCGCGGCGCAGGAGAGGATTTCATGGATCACCCGGCGGTGCAAACCGGAATCGCGCACGATTCCGCCCTTGCCGACCTCGCGGCGGGTGACCTCGAATTGCGGCTTCACCAGGGTGAGGAGATCGGCGCGGCGATCGAGCAGGGCGGGAAGACGCGGCAGGATCAGCCGCAGCGAGATGAAGGAGACGTCCACGGCAGCGAGCGACACCGCTTCGGGCAGGTCGGCGGGGAGGAGGTGCCGGGCGTTTCTCCCCTCGAGCACCAGGACCCTCGGGTCGCGCCGCAGCCGATAGTGCAGCTGCCCGCTGCCGACATCCAGGGCGATCACCCGGAGGGCGCCGCGCTGCAGCAGGCAGTCGGTGAAGCCTCCGGTCGAAGCACCTACGTCGAGGCAGACTCGGCCCGCGGGATCGACACCGAAGCGATCCAGGGCACCGGCGAGCTTGAGACCCCCGCGTCCCACGTAAGGATGATCGGGACCGGTCACCTCCAGGGAATCGGACGGGTCGATCCGCTCTCCGGACTTGGCGGCCGTCCTGCCGCCCACGCGGACCCGTCCCGCCAGGATGAGCGCCTGGGCGCGCTCGCGGCTCTCGGCCAGACCGCGCTCGACCAGCAGGACGTCCAGCCGCTGCTTCTTCTCGCGTGGCGTCCGGCCCATGCGGCCTTGCGGCATGGCTCTCAGCGATCCCGTGCCAGGATGAAATCGGCGAGATCGGCGAGACCGTCGGCGCGGGATCCGAGGGGTCGGAGGGAGGATTTGGCCGCCGCGACGGCGCGGCGTGCCTTGGCGCGGGAGGCCGCCACGCCGAACAGGGCCGGGTAAGTCGCCTTGCGGCGCGCCCGATCCTTTCCGGGGGACTTGCCGAGATTCCGTCGCGTCCCTTCCTCGTCCAGAACGTCGTCGACGATCTGGAACGCCAGGCCCAGCGATTGGCCGAAACGGCGCAGTGCCGCAACCTCCACCGGATTGCCGCCTCCGAGAATCGCTCCCGCCGCGGCGGCCGCGGTGATCAAGGCGCCG
This genomic interval from Candidatus Polarisedimenticolia bacterium contains the following:
- a CDS encoding NAD(+)/NADH kinase, giving the protein MSLSSEFDVVGLVAKPDASNSRQILRRLAALLKRRGIRYLADPETARLLGQKTVARALPALSRAVKLLVVLGGDGTLLGVARRMSEHPVPILGVNLGQLGFLTETAQEELETFFARVLEGKFSVEERMMLHVQVLRGRRVLAESRSLNDAVISKSAIARILELNVRIDGRFVAVYHADGIIVATPTGSTAYSLSAGGPIVHPAMRAFCITPICPHALTNRPLVVPDSVTIQVTLESASRDATCTLDGQVGLPVRAGDRLRIRRSATGLTLIVPPERNYFDVLRKKLRWGAR
- a CDS encoding TlyA family RNA methyltransferase — encoded protein: MPQGRMGRTPREKKQRLDVLLVERGLAESRERAQALILAGRVRVGGRTAAKSGERIDPSDSLEVTGPDHPYVGRGGLKLAGALDRFGVDPAGRVCLDVGASTGGFTDCLLQRGALRVIALDVGSGQLHYRLRRDPRVLVLEGRNARHLLPADLPEAVSLAAVDVSFISLRLILPRLPALLDRRADLLTLVKPQFEVTRREVGKGGIVRDSGLHRRVIHEILSCAAALTLRIAGVCVSPVPGSEGNREFFLHCRNFGEDTSPGALEAQIEEALRP